A window of Neorhizobium galegae bv. orientalis str. HAMBI 540 genomic DNA:
GCGCTCATCGTCGGGCTCCTGTCACAGCATCTCTGACATGCCAAACGAAGTCAGCATCTCGTTCTGAATCGGGCGTACGGCCTCGTTCAGTCGATGAACGCCGAAGTCCAGACCTTCGGGCATGACGACCGTGCGCAATGGACGCCGCTCCGTGGCCTCGACCAGCTCCGCGATGGCATCGGCCACGCGCTGGGGCCGCGGGGGATTGGCCTCATCTTGTCCGTCATTGGCGTGCGCCTTGATCTGGCCCGGGATTGCGGCGACCTCTCCGTAGGATGCAAGCACCGTCTGGTCGGATGGCTCAGGGCTCGACGAAATGAGGTTGCTCGGGAATGGCCCCGGCTCGACGATGACGGAGTCGATTCCAAAGCCCTTCAGTTCGTAACGATACGCTTCGGCAAGCCCCTCGAGCGCAAACTTGCTCGCGGAGTAGGTGCCGAAGAACGGAAAAACCACCCGACCCATCAGGGATGTCACGTGCACGAGGAGTCCGCTGCCGGCGGCACGCATATGCGGGAGAACGGCGCGGTCTGCCCGTACGGCGCCGAAGAAATTCACCGCAAACAGCCGTTCGATGTCTGCCACCGTGTAGGCTTCGGTGACCCCGACGGGCATAAGTCCGGCGTTGTTGACCAGAACATCGATCTTTCCGTGCTGCTTGAAGATCTGGTCGATCGTGGAATTGACCGAGGCCTCGTCGGCGACGTCCATTTCAAGGACTTGCAGCACATGTCCCTCGGCCTTCGCCGCGTCGATAAGGTCCTTTCGGACCTTGGCATTTCTTCCCTCGACGTCCCGCATGGTCGCAACCACCGTATGGCCCCGCCTTGCGAGTTCCAGCACCGTGAGGTTTCCGAAACCACTGCTTGCGCCTGTGACAACAACGACTTTTCCGCTCATCTTCAGTTCTCTCTCTTTGAAATCCTTTGGCCGCAAACCACCAATAGACAGACCTGTATGTATTTGCAATCGCAAAATTTACAGAATAGTCTGTCTATATGTCGGCCAAGGATCTGAGGTGACGGAAATGCAGACGCGCAGCGTGCTTGAGTTTGTAGATGTGGATGGAAAATCGCTCGATGCCCTCGCCCCGCGAGAACGCATATTGAAGACTGCGTCTGACCTGTTTTACCGGCTTAGCATCAACTCTGTCGGGATAGACCGGATCATCGCCGAGAGCGGCGTGGCGAAGATGACTTTTTACAAGCACTTCCCCTCGAAGGCCACCCTCATCGCTACCTATCTGCGCCACAAGAGAGTCATCTGGTTCCAGATGCTCGCGACCGCGACCGAAAAGCCTGGCCTATCGCCGCCTGAGCGGGTGCTCGCGATTTTCGACGCGATAGATGAACCTCTCAGGGCAAAAACTTTCCGCGGTTGTTCGTTTGCGAGAGGATTGGCAGAATTCGGACCCGAGGCAAACACTCCAGAGGTGCAGGCGACAATTGCCGAGTATTTCACGGAACTGCATGAATTCGTTGCATCGCTGATTAAGCCGCTCGCTTTAGATAAGCCTGAGCAAGCCGTCATCCAAATCCTGTCACTCGTCCAGGGTTCGTTTGTTATGGCACAATCCATTCCTAACGGTGGAATTGTTGAAGCAAACCGCGATGCAGCCAGACTCCTGTTGGAGCATGGGTTGTCCGATTAATTCCTTCGGGCAAGCGCCTGTTGGCGTCTCCCCTCTCTTCGAGCAGCAAACCTTCGAACAGCCTGCTAAAAATCAATGCGCGAC
This region includes:
- a CDS encoding TetR/AcrR family transcriptional regulator; its protein translation is MQTRSVLEFVDVDGKSLDALAPRERILKTASDLFYRLSINSVGIDRIIAESGVAKMTFYKHFPSKATLIATYLRHKRVIWFQMLATATEKPGLSPPERVLAIFDAIDEPLRAKTFRGCSFARGLAEFGPEANTPEVQATIAEYFTELHEFVASLIKPLALDKPEQAVIQILSLVQGSFVMAQSIPNGGIVEANRDAARLLLEHGLSD
- a CDS encoding SDR family oxidoreductase; this encodes MSGKVVVVTGASSGFGNLTVLELARRGHTVVATMRDVEGRNAKVRKDLIDAAKAEGHVLQVLEMDVADEASVNSTIDQIFKQHGKIDVLVNNAGLMPVGVTEAYTVADIERLFAVNFFGAVRADRAVLPHMRAAGSGLLVHVTSLMGRVVFPFFGTYSASKFALEGLAEAYRYELKGFGIDSVIVEPGPFPSNLISSSPEPSDQTVLASYGEVAAIPGQIKAHANDGQDEANPPRPQRVADAIAELVEATERRPLRTVVMPEGLDFGVHRLNEAVRPIQNEMLTSFGMSEML